In Wenyingzhuangia fucanilytica, the following are encoded in one genomic region:
- a CDS encoding pyridoxal phosphate-dependent aminotransferase, which yields MVSVANRLDDVKEYYFSKKLREVASLKAAGKPIISLGIGSPDLTPDQRVLEALSNAAKESSAHGYQSYQGLPALRQAMASFYQTNFKVALNPDTEVLPLMGSKEGIMHVSMAFLNPGDQVLIPNPGYPTYTSVTKLVGAEPVFYDLVADKDWLPNFEALEKLDLSKVKIMWINYPHMPTGATAKNKVYQKLINFAKKHQILLVNDNPYSFVLNDNPESILNYEGAKEVALELNSLSKSFNMAGWRVGMFVGAKEYLDQVLKVKSNMDSGMFYGIQKGAIEALHLSKDWFKSINEHYHKRREIVCQILDSLNCVYDKTHVGMFVWAKLPEGITSEQMTDKMLYEKDVFITPGSIFGSNGEGYIRLSLCVSEENLEQVLARVKA from the coding sequence ATTGTTTCGGTAGCAAATAGATTAGACGATGTAAAAGAATACTATTTCTCAAAAAAATTAAGAGAAGTAGCAAGCTTAAAAGCAGCAGGTAAACCAATCATTAGTTTAGGAATTGGTAGTCCAGATTTAACCCCTGACCAACGTGTGTTAGAGGCGTTAAGTAATGCGGCAAAAGAAAGCTCAGCACATGGATATCAGTCTTACCAAGGTTTACCAGCCTTAAGACAAGCCATGGCTTCTTTTTATCAAACTAATTTTAAGGTAGCTTTAAATCCAGACACAGAGGTATTGCCTTTAATGGGGTCTAAAGAAGGAATCATGCACGTTTCTATGGCTTTTTTAAATCCTGGAGACCAAGTATTAATTCCAAATCCAGGCTATCCAACTTATACATCAGTAACAAAATTGGTAGGAGCAGAACCTGTTTTTTATGATTTAGTTGCAGACAAGGATTGGTTGCCAAATTTTGAGGCTTTAGAAAAGTTAGACTTGTCAAAAGTTAAAATCATGTGGATCAATTATCCTCATATGCCAACAGGAGCAACAGCTAAAAATAAGGTGTACCAAAAACTAATCAATTTTGCTAAAAAGCATCAAATATTATTAGTAAACGATAATCCATACAGTTTTGTTTTAAACGATAATCCTGAAAGTATTTTAAATTACGAAGGGGCTAAAGAAGTAGCTTTAGAGCTAAATTCTTTAAGTAAAAGTTTTAACATGGCTGGTTGGCGAGTTGGAATGTTTGTTGGGGCTAAAGAATATTTAGATCAAGTATTAAAAGTAAAAAGTAATATGGATTCTGGAATGTTCTACGGAATTCAAAAAGGAGCTATTGAGGCTTTACACCTATCAAAAGATTGGTTTAAAAGCATTAATGAACATTACCACAAACGCAGAGAAATTGTGTGTCAAATATTAGACAGTTTAAACTGTGTGTATGATAAAACACATGTTGGAATGTTTGTGTGGGCAAAATTGCCAGAAGGAATCACATCAGAACAAATGACAGATAAAATGTTGTATGAAAAAGATGTGTTCATTACTCCAGGATCTATTTTTGGAAGTAATGGAGAAGGGTATATAAGATTATCCTTATGTGTTTCAGAAGAAAATCTGGAACAAGTTTTAGCTAGGGTTAAAGCATAG
- a CDS encoding prephenate dehydrogenase, producing MLVTVIGLGLIGGSLALELKKRLGYTVHGIDANVANAQKALALGIIDKIVDFNQIADSDVVVLAVPVNFLPDLAINVLDTVKKDTIVFDMGSTKEKLSKTVENHEKRTNFVAVHPIAGTEHSGPEAAIYHLFDDKVNIICDKELSSEVAVTKVLDIFNALNMRTIFMNSAEHDKHIAYVSHLSHISSFMLGKTVLEKEKNEKNIFDMAGSGFESTVRLAKSSPNMWTPIFIENKENILSSLNEYIDNLTAFKNLIIEEDKKGLQQTMLETNHIKEVLTGIQK from the coding sequence ATGTTAGTAACAGTAATTGGTTTAGGGTTAATAGGTGGTTCTTTAGCATTGGAATTAAAGAAACGTTTAGGGTATACTGTTCACGGAATCGATGCCAATGTAGCTAATGCCCAAAAAGCATTAGCACTAGGTATAATAGATAAGATAGTAGACTTTAATCAAATTGCTGATAGTGATGTGGTTGTCTTGGCTGTTCCTGTCAATTTTTTACCAGATTTGGCAATAAATGTGTTAGATACAGTTAAAAAAGATACAATTGTGTTTGATATGGGTTCTACCAAAGAGAAACTGAGCAAAACAGTTGAAAATCACGAAAAAAGAACTAATTTTGTGGCCGTTCATCCTATAGCGGGTACAGAACATTCTGGACCAGAAGCAGCTATCTATCATTTATTTGATGATAAAGTAAATATCATCTGTGATAAAGAGCTAAGCAGTGAGGTAGCCGTAACTAAAGTATTAGATATTTTTAATGCTTTAAACATGAGAACTATTTTTATGAATAGTGCAGAACATGATAAGCATATAGCATATGTTTCGCACTTATCACATATTAGTTCTTTTATGTTAGGTAAAACGGTGTTGGAAAAAGAAAAGAACGAGAAGAATATTTTTGACATGGCAGGCTCTGGTTTTGAATCTACCGTACGTTTGGCAAAAAGTTCTCCTAACATGTGGACTCCTATTTTTATAGAAAACAAGGAGAATATTTTAAGTTCATTAAATGAATATATTGATAATTTAACAGCATTTAAGAATTTAATTATAGAAGAAGATAAAAAAGGTTTGCAACAAACAATGTTGGAAACCAATCATATAAAAGAAGTATTAACAGGAATTCAAAAATAA